The Agelaius phoeniceus isolate bAgePho1 chromosome 2, bAgePho1.hap1, whole genome shotgun sequence region GGGCTATGATAATGTGAGGCCACTATAGAATTCCTTGTCCAGCACTTTCCAAACTAAATCTACAGATTTATTTAACTAATACAATGAATTTTTAGAGCTTAATTTTGAATTTTAGAGATTGAATagctggttggggttttttgacgGGTGATGTcgagaggtcccttccaaccctaactATTGTGTGACCCCATGATCTCCGTTAAGTATTAAAAAATTACACAAACTATGACGGAAATACTATTGAAACTTCTCTCTTACCAAGTCAGTGATGACAGGCTGCAGGTGAACATTGTTCAGCAGAGCTGTCTCCTGAGTACAGTAAGCTGCCATAGGGTTGATATCTGTGCATCTAAAAGGGAAATATTACAAAGTGTAAGTTATAGGCTACTGTACCTTATGAACCATAAGCTAGTTTATAGAAgtacagaatattctgagttaaaagggacccacaaggattaAACCCAGCAAACACAAGAGTAGGCTTAGCAATTTGTctgagaaatgggaaaatggaTTTCTAGCCACAGCACTACTCATTTGTTACAGAATGAAGAACATGAAGTAAATAATTCAGGCTGCACCGTAAGCTCAGAAATGCTCAACAGGCTCTCTTTGCTTTGATTTATGTATCTATAGAATTGAgaaaataacaatttttaaaatgtgaaaatgaTAAATATGTGTAAGAGGGCTAAGGATCCTGGGTTAGGCATCCTTTATTATTGCATGCAACAGTTTAGGTGCTGTTATACTTACATGTACAGTGCATTGGGTCCAAGGATAGAAGAAGCCAGAAATGTTGAAATGACACCAGATCCAGACCCTATTTCAAGGCAGATGTCTACTCTAAAGAGAGAACACTCTGGATGACTTTTGTTTGTAACAGACACAGGATTGGTCAAGACAGCACTACAGAACATGCTGTCCTCCCAAACACATTGAAgtacagaattacagaatatcctgagctggaagggacccccaAGAATCATCCAGTtcaacccctggccctgcacagacccccTAACAATCCCatcctgtgcatccctgggagcgCTCTCCAAAGACTCTCTGAGCTCTGTCAGGATGGTGCTGTCACCATTGCCTAGGAAGCTTCTCCCAGTGCCCCACCAGCCTCTGGaagaagaaccttttcctgatatccatcCTAACCCTTCccgacacagcttcaggccatccCCTCAGCTCACACAGAGCAGGATCAGTGCTGGCTCATCTCATGAGAAAGCTGCAGACAGCGACGAggtttcctcttctccaggctgaagaagccAAGCACCCTTTCACCCTGCAATGGCTTTATCAACCCTGTGCCAGCAATTCCCCCTCAGCTCACCCCTCCCGGCCCTTCCCCATCTCCGCAGCCCCTCTGGAGCTCTCCAATGGCTTTAACACCCCTATGCCAGCAATGCCCCCTCAGCTCACCCCCCTGCAGCCTTTCCGCATCTCCGCAGCCCCTCTGGAACTCTGCAATGGCTTTACCACCCCTGTGCCAGCAATCCCccctcagctccctcctccCGGCTCCCCTGCCCGCCCTGCCGCACCGAGCCTCCCGCAGGCTGTCCGCGTCCCGCTCCAGCGCATCGAGCAGCAGGAAGGTGTCCTCGGCCGGCTCGTACACGTCCTGAAAGGGCCCCCGCGGCCCCAGGTGCTCGTACCGCGGGGTGGGCAGCGCCATCCCAGCCCGCATCCGGGGGAAGGGGCGGGACGAGGGCAGGAACGGGGCGGGACGCGCACGCACCTCCGCAGCGTCGGTCGGTGGCACTCCGGTGTGCTCGACCCGAAATTGCAGCGGTGCGGTGGCATCTGATGGCATCTATCCAACCTTGAACACCCTCGGTGTGGTTTATGTGCGATCCCCGCCGCTGGTGCCCCCGAGGGCGGAGAAAGAAGGgcggtgctgctcctgctcctcattTCGGTGTTGGCTTCACAAATGGTGTTTCCATCACGAGAACGACCACAGGGAGTCAGCACAAACCCGAAGGAAAGAGCTGCTGAGGAAGTTTCTGAAACGCACGGGGGAAACCCTGATATTGATATCCCAAAAAGCCCTGTTTTCTAATAATAAAAGCTCTGTTTTCTAATATTTCTGTGATTCTTAGCCAGCAACACTAGACAGCATCCTTATGTACCAAGCATCTGAActtcagaatcacagaaacacagattggtttgggttgggagggacctttaagctcatctcattccgtccctgccatgggcagggacaccttccactatcccaggtggctccaagctcTCTTCAACcaggccttggacactgccagggacccaggggcaggtacagcttctctgggcagcctatGCCAgagcctgcccaccctcactcagtaaaataatttcttccttaaATTCACTCTAAAGCTACTCTCTATCCATTTGAAGATGTTCCTCActgtgctgtcactgcagcCCCTTGTTGATAGTCTCTctccatcctccctgcaggcaccCTTCAgttactggaaggctgcaattagaTCATCCTGAagccttttattttccaggctgaacaatcccagttctttcaggctttcctcccagcagagctgctccaccCCTCTGAtcatcctccttcctcctctggactctccCCAACAGCTCCAGGTCTTTCCTGTGCtgacaccccagagctggaggcagtaATTAAAGATTGAGGAAAAATTTCAGGCCACAGATCAGATTAACGATTTTCTCAATGAAACCCAAAGACATTCCAAtcagaagcagaagaaagagCTGAACAGATTCTAATTCCCATTAAATGTCTCTGTTGGATTATCAATGCCCTGAACGCTCAAATTCTGAGTAAGGTGACTCTCTAGGTCAGTGAAGGAAAAAGGTGATGTTAACAAAGTCAGTGCAATCAGATATGCAGAGATTAATATTCACAGATCCAAAGATGAGGTTTTGACTCAAGGATTGTTTTTGTCCTGTCATGGAAATGAAACCACCAAGCTTTACCTTAAAATAAGCTTTTGATCCACTATCTAAAACAAAGCAATTGTAGAAACTCAGAAGTTCAGAAAATTCAGTTTCCAGAGTAAATTTATTCATGGACCTGATCTTGTACAAATATtaccttttaatttaaaatgttactTTCTCTTCAGGAGACAATaccagctttttttttgctccAAAAGAAATGTTATAGGTGCTACTTCATTTCATCTGCCTTCCCAAAGATTTGCCAGAGAAACAAGTACTTGTAAAACATATTAAGCTTCCATAAAATTCCATTCCTTTGGCCAAATGAAGTCATGTTAAAAGACAGAATTTTGCACTGTGCCcatattaggaaaattaattcttcagatatatttttttaatctctccaGGTGGTCAAGCTTTGGAATGCAGTAGGAGAAATGACTTCACCTCCTTCAGCTGTACTATTCAGCTGTATTATTTTTGGCTGTTTCATGCTTCACGAAATCTGGTTAATTATTAttgggggctttttttaatACTTCTAAGTCCTTGTGGGTGCATtttataaaacatttatttttactgcTTACATAACTACCTAcctaaaatgtttttcttgGTAGACAACTGTACTGTTTTTGCCAAAACAGATTCTCTTTCAATTTTGGGAAATTGTTGGAAAGCTGATATTCCCGTTTTTCAGCGGTGCCTGTGCCATGTTATTAAACTGGGCTTTATGGAGATGAAAAATTGATCTTGACAGGAATCATAACCATTTGTTTACACTAAGCTGTATGGCTTCATCCCATCTGAAATTCAGTACCATGCCTCTCATACAGAATCCTTAACCCATGATTTCCTGCCAGCCCTCAAAGGCTTCCTCTATAAAATTCTCAAACATTTCACAGATGCATCTCCTGGAAGAGACCTATGCCTCTGCTGGACCTGGGAATTCTCCTGTTTTGGTGCATTTGAGGAAGTAGAGCCATCAGGATAACTACAAAGAGCAGAACTGCTAAGAGAAGGTGGAAGAAACTTcataatttctttcttcaaCTGAGCGTCTCCCTAAAAGTAGATAATTTTCTTGCCATCAGTATTTCTAATCAAAAGATAACACTTCAGTGCTCTAATAATTAGAAACCTTGTAGATGATGGCATAAATACTGAGGGGATAGGTTTTACACTCAGTCTTTTGGCAAGTATGTAAACTTAAGCAATTCTTTTCACAGTTTTTCTTGGTGGATTTGTAGGCAAAGAGAAGTTTTCATCAGCCCTTGTTCTGCTTGACTAATAAAACATGCTCTTAAAATTTTCCTGTCACAAgacattattttcatttctcttacCACACTTCTAGACTTTCTGCATGTGGATTCAAGTCTGACTTCACCCTGAATGTGACTGGCACAAAATATTACAGTTAATACATTACGGATGCTTTGAATAATTTACATGCTTCATTATCTCTTGTGAAACTTTCATGGTACATGCCATGCTCATGGTTGCACTTGCTTTGCAGAAATGTTTTTGCCCTTTTATGATCAGCTGGTTTTCCTAAGTTTTCCTCAATAATTTCCAAATAACTGACCATAAAGTGAGAATTCTGTAGcattttattgattttaataGTTCCCTTTTTGCATGCCTATTGCTCACATTctgataatttcattttaaattgaTGTCTCCTTATTTCTTGTTGTCATCACAGTGATGCCAAGGATCATGATAAAAACACTAAGCACAATCAGCCCCAGGACTGAAATTTCAGGAGTCACCAGTAGTGACTGAATCTGTCACTATTCCTTTTCAGTATAGTATATGACTCTTGTATTCAGGTTCTTGTTCACTTCATGCTCCTGCTGCCAATTCCAGCTTAGTTCATGCTTTTCCACATAACATCACATCTCAAGATGCATGGGAGCCAAAGCAGATTAATTTTTGGTGTTTAAAAATGGAGACAGACACTGCAGTAATGTACCAAGGTGCCCTGCCTCTGCCACATGGTCAAAATCATCACTCAgctgttatttttaattattatccCATTTCAGTGGTACAGAAGTCCTGCTGTTTTCCTTCTTGTCCTCTTGAACACatccaaacttttttttctctagtaTTTTATATCTTTAATAGAAatatagaatcataaaattgtttgggttagaagggaatttaaagatcatctcattccgatgccctgccctgggcaggacactttccattagaccaggtaactccaagctctgtccaacctggccttgaacactttaaattttaataattcTTATTTTACATTATATATTTTTGCTTCTAAGACATAGCTTTTTTAGTAATCAGTCTTTTACCCTATTTCTTCTCAACACTATCTCATGCTTGAGATGGTTATTTAACCAATAAGATTTGAAGACTATTCCTGCTCTCATTCATTCCATCTCTTAGCTCAATCAAATGTTTTCATCCCTTTCTGACCTTGGCATCCTTGAATATCATGTTCATCACTTAACCAAGGCCAAAATAATATCATCTTTTTACTGCTTTCCTGGCTATTAAGTGAAGAACTACTGCTGCTGTTGATGTGAAAACGACTTGGATGTCACTCATTTCTAGTCTCTGGATAATTCACTTCTTTTTCCAAGTGTCACATCTCCCAGTGACCCTTTCTAATCATACCTGAGTTCCCAAACCTACCAAACAACAAACCTTGGGGTTTATCCTCCAATACAACTCCACAATCTCCACAGATACTGTCAGAAGAGTCAAATCTGGGTTTACACACAGTTCTGTTGTATTTCTAAGGTGAACAGCTAAAATCTCTTATTGCTTCACTGCTTACCTCCTGactgatgaaaatccttgccctTACATCATTCTGCAATACTTCATGGTACTGCTGTGGGATTTTTAGACCTGCTAAGGAATGGTCCAGGGATGACATATTAGAGAGCAGGAATGCTGGATGCTTGTTTACAGCCCCTCCTGAAAAGATCCTAGAGTGCATATTAGGCTTTAAAAACCAATTGCAAGCTCTTGAAGGAATTATTACATCACTCCAACACTGAAATGCAGCTGCCTCAGGGGAAAGGCAGGGAATTTTTAACAGTGCATAGAAGTATTTCAGCACTTCAGGAGAGAAAGTGAATAATGCCATAATCAACTGAGCAGAAAGGGAATGTTTAGTAAGTAGTCATATACAGTTATTTTAACTGGATTTAGGCCAGAAACCTGGGAAAAAACTGCTGCTAATGGCAAAAATGGAATTGGGGTTTTTAAGTCACCAATGACCAAGTCCTTTGGTTTTCATTTGCGTATTAAGCCACAGCACCTAAAGCAGCAGAGTTGTGGTGGAGTTTTCTTTTATAACTGGTTACCAGCATTTCCTCCTTCAGTGAGCAGGAATGATGTCTGATTTTCCCAGGAGCTCACAAGAAATTAAGTTCTATATAGGCCTATACAGAGAAGCAGCAACACCACAGTCAGTTGGTTATTTCAATTAGTCAGAGCTAGAGAAAACAATACTTAACAACAATTTTGTCTCATCATAGGCATCTGAGTGGGTTTAAATGCACCACACCAGGTCTTTACCTATtttaatttatcattttattGACTTCATCAGAGCTATAACCACTCTAGTGTTCATAAACAGAAGATAGAAAACCTAGAAAACACAGTTATAATTGTCCTTATACATTTCAGGATAAATGTATTGTCCTCaatcagaaaataaatcatCATCAtggaaaatcagcaaaaatcTGTTTGAGATACTATATACATACCTTAGCTTAGAAGGAGAGGAAATAAAATTGGAGATATTATTGTATTATCATATATATTGATGTTGAGATATATAAGCGCACATATATTTATAAtggaaatttttaaattatattttatgtaATATATGTTACCTGATGATGTATATATATActttttatataatattttttgGGCCCTAGTTTTGTAAAGAAGCCCATTAATGGGGGATGGAAAGTGGTTGAAGCCAGGAAAAGACTCGGCATTTTTGGAAAATAGATTAGGATGGGAGACAAGGgaagaataagaataaaatGTGATTGGAGCTTTTAAAATAGTGAATGCTAAAAACTACATCATATGAAAGGAAGAAATTGAAACTATGAATTCCTGGGAACTCAAAAAATTAAAGACAAGAAAGGTTTTTCCTGTCTGTATTATAGTGTGAAAACCTAATAAAGAGATATTAAAAATGGTTTTTGCTTCAAAACAACCGCTGAAATGTTGTtcaaaaatgacattttgaaaCTATACATTGTTCAGTCAAAAATAGAATAGCAAAATTTGGCCCATAATGAGGGATTTTAAGGCAGTACAAGACAGGAGCAAACTGCCACCAGCACAATCTGAGTGCAAGGGACTATGAATGAGAGGCCATGTTTTCTATGGCTTTCCATAACTGTATATCAAGACTTTAATTACTTTTCTTAGCTTTTTAAAAGGAAGAGTAAAAGATAATACACGAAAAAGCATGACTGAAAGAAGAAACTGAATATATAATGAGAAGGAACCTGAAAATTAGCATATTCCTGGCTGAGTTAGCCTGATCTACAATCAGAATGTGAGATTTGtgaaacttttttatttttggcttgTAACATTTTCATTGGACTACACCCAAACGGAGTCTTTGTCCAGTAACAACAACCTCCTTAAGCTGTCTGTTCTTCACACTCACACCTGTTAATATATTTAAAGGAAATACTAAAAATATGTTGCAAGTAGAGACATAACATATGTCAGGGGGAATTGCAGTCTCGTCCCGCGGCCACTGGAGCTGACGGGTGCCAGCTAGCTGCTCCCAGAGTGACCGGTGGAGACCACGAATCCCGCCACTCCCAGGTCCTCTGCGAGAGCCCCTGAGTAGTGGCTCCGTCTGCGGCGTGGTGACGCAGGCGAGAGCGGGACTGCGAAGCACTGAGgcgaaggaaggaaggagtggacACACGTATGGATGCCAAGGCGCTTTATGGACCCAGGCAGGGCCAGTAACAGTGTCAGAGAAAAACCGCTGGGGAGGCACTTATAAAGGGGAAGGGCATGATGAAATTGCTGATGGCCTAATTTGGCCATCTGCTGGTAGATGCTAGATAggccagccagctgcaggggtGCGGCTAGGGCGTCTGCACTGTGGTTTCCCTTGGCAATAAACCCAGGGAGGTCGGTGTGTGATCTTGCACGCATTACAAGGAAGGGTTGCTCTCGGTGGGAAACCAGGTGTATTAAACGTGAGAGCAAGCAATAGATGGTAGGATTGGAAACTTCTTTGAGCACTGCATGTTCTGCCCGGGACACTACGCCTGCTACATAGGCCGAATCAGTTACTAGATTAAAAGGCTGTGGAAACTTCTCAAAGGCCCCGATGACTGCATCTAACTCAGCAACTTGTGGAGAACCCTCCACAATCTGCACATCTGCTTCCCACTGCTGAGTCTGAGGGTCCTTCCAAGTAATGACTGACTTGTGGGATCCTCCAGATGCGCATGTAAAAACTGTAAGGGCTTTGAGTGGACGGTGACTTTGAACCTCTTTTGGAATCAAATTAAATTTAACATTAAACAATTTGTGGCCTGGATGGTCGATTGAAATTTGGCCTGTGTAGCTGTCTCGGGCAAACTGCAAATTCTCATTAGACTGGGATGAATTTTCCACAGTGTCCAAAGATATCCT contains the following coding sequences:
- the HEMK2 gene encoding methyltransferase HEMK2 isoform X1; its protein translation is MPSDATAPLQFRVEHTGVPPTDAAEVRARPAPFLPSSRPFPRMRAGMALPTPRYEHLGPRGPFQDVYEPAEDTFLLLDALERDADSLREARVDICLEIGSGSGVISTFLASSILGPNALYICTDINPMAAYCTQETALLNNVHLQPVITDLVKGLSPRLNGKVDLLLFNPPYVVTPSEEVKSQGIEASWAGGKQGREVMDRVFPLVPDLLSPGGLFYLVTIKENNPDEILETMKKSGLKGTRVLSRQAGQEMLTVLRFRKS
- the HEMK2 gene encoding methyltransferase HEMK2 isoform X2, encoding MPSDATAPLQFRVEHTGVPPTDAAEVRARPAPFLPSSRPFPRMRAGMALPTPRYEHLGPRGPFQDVYEPAEDTFLLLDALERDADSLREARVDICLEIGSGSGVISTFLASSILGPNALYICTDINPMAAYCTQETALLNNVHLQPVITDLVKSQGIEASWAGGKQGREVMDRVFPLVPDLLSPGGLFYLVTIKENNPDEILETMKKSGLKGTRVLSRQAGQEMLTVLRFRKS